In Kushneria marisflavi, the following are encoded in one genomic region:
- a CDS encoding 2-hydroxyacid dehydrogenase, which produces MKVTLYSAQPYDERFFEETRLEGFADEAFELVYQTATLTHQTTALAEGSDAVCVFVNDVLDAVVLEALAGMGVKAIVLRCAGFNNIDLAAAERLGFFVARVPAYSPEAVAEHALALAITLNRHTHRAFNRVREGNFALDGLLGVTLHGRTVGIVGTGRIGLATARIFKGLGCRVLGSDPFPAPDFADIGEIVALDTLLARADIVSLHCPLLEATHHLINDASLARMKPGAMLINTSRGALIDTCAVIEALKSRQLGALAIDVYEQESGLFFRDRSSEIIDDDVFSRLMTFPNVLVTGHQGFFTVEALREIAQVTFQNLLCLTRGVHCDNALITRQVSVSP; this is translated from the coding sequence ATGAAAGTCACCCTCTATAGTGCCCAGCCCTACGATGAACGTTTTTTTGAGGAGACCCGTCTCGAGGGCTTTGCCGATGAGGCCTTTGAACTGGTTTATCAAACGGCGACGCTAACCCATCAGACCACGGCGCTGGCCGAGGGTAGTGACGCCGTGTGCGTGTTCGTCAATGACGTGCTTGATGCGGTCGTGCTCGAGGCCCTGGCCGGCATGGGGGTGAAGGCCATCGTGCTGCGCTGCGCCGGGTTCAATAACATTGATCTGGCCGCCGCCGAGCGCCTCGGGTTCTTCGTGGCGCGGGTACCGGCCTACTCACCCGAAGCGGTGGCCGAGCATGCCCTGGCACTGGCCATAACGCTCAATCGTCATACGCATCGCGCCTTCAACCGGGTGCGGGAAGGCAACTTTGCCCTTGATGGTCTGCTGGGCGTGACCCTGCATGGCAGGACGGTCGGGATTGTCGGCACCGGCCGTATCGGCCTGGCCACGGCGCGTATCTTCAAGGGGCTGGGGTGTCGGGTCCTGGGGAGTGACCCCTTTCCCGCACCAGATTTTGCTGATATCGGCGAGATCGTGGCGCTTGATACCCTGCTGGCCCGCGCTGACATCGTCTCGCTGCACTGCCCGTTGCTTGAGGCCACCCATCACCTGATCAATGACGCCTCGCTTGCCCGCATGAAGCCCGGCGCGATGCTGATCAATACCTCCCGTGGGGCGCTGATCGACACCTGCGCCGTGATCGAGGCGCTCAAGTCGCGCCAGCTCGGGGCGCTGGCCATCGATGTCTACGAGCAGGAGAGTGGGCTTTTTTTCAGGGACCGCTCCTCCGAGATCATCGATGACGATGTGTTCTCGCGTCTCATGACCTTCCCCAACGTGCTGGTGACCGGCCATCAGGGCTTTTTCACGGTCGAGGCCCTGCGCGAAATCGCTCAGGTGACCTTTCAGAACCTGCTCTGCCTGACACGCGGCGTCCACTGTGACAATGCGCTGATCACTCGCCAGGTGAGCGTCTCCCCATAA
- a CDS encoding gamma-glutamyltransferase family protein: MPLAFDHNNPFPSRRSATYASHGMVAASQPHASQAGRDILAQGGNAIDAAIATAAVLTVVEPSGNGIGGDAFALVWLAEDTKGRGRLHGLNASGHAPKRLTPEAVRAAGYGEMPLHGWTPVTVPGIPAAWAELSRQYGRLEFAALLAPAIRIAREGFPVSPVISQLWQRAEKEFRARADDPAIAPWLENFAPEGHAPQPGEMYRNEALATTLEALAESRCESFYRGDLAQGIDAFSRETGGYLRADDLADYRPEWVEPISVNYRGVDVWEIPPNGQGMVALMALQMMEGFDITVRDDPQLLHRQLEAMKLAYTDGHYHITHAEHMRTSVASLLSDAYADTRRRLIGERAIDPEPGEPQAGGTVYLATADRDGNMVSYIQSNYHGFGSGVVVPGTGISLQNRGHGFSLEADHINVLAPGKRTFHTIIPGFLTQGDRALGPFGVMGGFMQPQGHMQIVMNLVDFGLNPQAALDAPRWQWMGGRRIGIEPGYPMHVIREMGARGHQMTLAVDSTAYGRGQIILRDPQSGVYCGGTEPRTDSSIAVL; the protein is encoded by the coding sequence ATGCCGCTCGCTTTCGATCACAACAATCCCTTTCCTTCCCGCCGCAGCGCTACCTATGCCAGCCACGGCATGGTGGCGGCCTCTCAACCCCATGCCAGTCAGGCCGGGCGCGATATTCTGGCCCAGGGCGGCAACGCCATCGATGCCGCCATTGCGACCGCCGCTGTATTAACGGTGGTAGAACCCAGCGGCAACGGTATCGGTGGCGATGCCTTTGCACTGGTCTGGCTGGCGGAAGACACGAAGGGGCGAGGCAGGCTTCATGGGCTTAACGCCAGCGGGCATGCCCCGAAGCGCTTGACGCCCGAGGCGGTCAGGGCGGCGGGTTATGGTGAAATGCCCCTGCACGGCTGGACGCCGGTCACCGTTCCCGGTATTCCCGCGGCCTGGGCAGAACTTTCAAGGCAATACGGCCGGCTGGAGTTTGCCGCGCTGCTGGCGCCGGCCATTCGTATCGCGCGGGAAGGCTTTCCCGTCTCGCCGGTCATCAGCCAGCTCTGGCAGAGAGCCGAGAAAGAATTTCGCGCCAGAGCGGATGACCCGGCCATTGCCCCTTGGCTTGAGAATTTTGCACCTGAAGGCCATGCGCCGCAGCCTGGCGAGATGTATCGCAACGAGGCGCTGGCGACCACGCTTGAAGCGCTTGCCGAGAGTCGCTGCGAAAGCTTTTATCGAGGCGATCTGGCTCAGGGCATCGATGCCTTTTCCCGTGAAACGGGCGGCTATCTCCGGGCGGACGATCTTGCCGATTACCGGCCCGAGTGGGTTGAGCCGATCTCGGTCAACTACCGCGGCGTGGATGTCTGGGAAATTCCGCCCAACGGTCAGGGCATGGTGGCCCTGATGGCCCTGCAGATGATGGAAGGCTTCGACATCACGGTGCGTGACGATCCGCAGCTGCTGCATCGTCAGCTGGAGGCGATGAAGCTGGCCTATACCGATGGCCATTATCACATCACTCACGCCGAGCACATGCGCACCAGCGTCGCCTCGTTATTGAGCGATGCCTACGCCGATACCCGCCGTCGCCTGATCGGTGAGCGCGCCATCGACCCCGAACCCGGCGAGCCTCAGGCCGGCGGCACCGTTTATCTGGCCACCGCCGACCGCGACGGCAACATGGTGTCCTATATCCAGAGCAACTATCACGGCTTCGGGTCTGGCGTGGTCGTGCCGGGGACCGGTATTTCACTGCAAAATCGCGGGCACGGTTTTAGCCTGGAAGCCGATCACATCAACGTGCTGGCACCCGGCAAGCGTACCTTTCACACCATCATCCCGGGCTTTTTGACCCAGGGTGATAGGGCGCTGGGACCCTTTGGGGTCATGGGTGGATTCATGCAGCCCCAGGGACACATGCAGATTGTCATGAATCTGGTCGATTTTGGTCTCAATCCTCAGGCAGCGCTCGATGCCCCGCGCTGGCAATGGATGGGCGGACGCAGGATCGGCATTGAGCCCGGCTATCCGATGCATGTGATCCGCGAGATGGGCGCGCGCGGCCATCAGATGACCCTGGCGGTGGACAGCACGGCCTACGGTCGTGGCCAGATCATCCTTCGTGACCCGCAAAGCGGCGTCTATTGCGGCGGCACCGAGCCACGCACCGATTCCAGTATCGCGGTGCTCTGA
- a CDS encoding MFS transporter encodes MLQPVSRQSDLTLEKTAIPPRPEDVSTWAPLSIPAFRIIWIANLFANLGVWAQSVAAAWVVTSAQSSPVMVAMIQVAAAAPLVLMSIVTGVIADNYDRRRVMLFGLFIEVLGGVFITVIAFMGMLTPTLLIASILCVSVGGAITTPAWQAAVNEQVPRNLVSSAVLLNSVNYNAARAIGPAIGGMLLAALGPAWIFLLNVFCFCTLIWALWRWRRAVPEKHLPPERLWEGIKAAIHFTQYSSVTRLIMLRSFVFGISASAIWALLPLLAHDHPGGSASLYGYMLGGLGVGAIAASMLVNRARRRLGSSRLINVAAMALGGVMLVLGGISTLWAVFPALILGGSCWIAAVASYNSSVQVLVPDWVKARALALYQTALYAGLTMGSFLWGHMAESLGTQTALLMAGALLMVSALMFWPSRLPALDSDSLMGAPEARIEAPDFDFDPARGSVMVTIEYRIEADQVRDFARAVRPLRRLRLRNGAKRWSLYRDIEARDLWQEVFLVPNWLQHLRMQDRQTLADRAIIERVAAMHVGPEPPRIRHGVSYRTARYDGEGVALRPVQTTAHDDQAPWAEDHHAAPDSAPPER; translated from the coding sequence ATGCTGCAGCCTGTATCCCGCCAGAGTGACCTGACATTAGAGAAGACCGCCATTCCGCCTCGTCCGGAGGACGTCAGTACCTGGGCGCCGCTCTCTATCCCTGCCTTTCGCATCATCTGGATCGCCAACCTCTTCGCCAATCTGGGGGTCTGGGCACAGTCAGTGGCCGCGGCCTGGGTCGTCACCTCGGCCCAGTCAAGCCCCGTCATGGTCGCCATGATCCAGGTGGCCGCCGCCGCGCCTCTGGTACTGATGTCGATTGTGACCGGCGTGATTGCCGACAACTACGATCGACGACGGGTGATGCTGTTCGGGCTGTTTATCGAGGTGCTGGGCGGGGTCTTTATCACCGTCATCGCCTTCATGGGGATGCTCACGCCGACCCTTCTGATCGCCTCGATCCTGTGTGTCTCCGTCGGTGGGGCCATCACGACGCCGGCCTGGCAGGCCGCCGTCAATGAGCAGGTACCACGTAACCTGGTCAGCAGCGCCGTGTTGCTCAATAGCGTCAACTACAACGCCGCCCGCGCCATCGGCCCGGCCATCGGCGGCATGCTGCTGGCAGCGCTGGGGCCGGCGTGGATCTTTCTGCTCAATGTCTTCTGCTTTTGCACCCTGATCTGGGCGCTGTGGCGCTGGCGACGTGCAGTGCCTGAAAAGCATCTGCCGCCCGAGCGGCTGTGGGAAGGCATCAAGGCCGCCATCCACTTCACCCAGTACTCCAGCGTGACGCGTCTGATCATGCTGCGCTCATTTGTCTTTGGCATCTCGGCCAGCGCCATCTGGGCCCTGCTGCCGCTGCTGGCCCACGATCATCCCGGCGGCAGCGCCTCGCTCTATGGCTACATGCTGGGTGGGCTGGGCGTCGGGGCGATTGCCGCCAGCATGCTGGTCAACCGGGCCCGACGGCGCCTGGGCAGCAGCCGATTGATCAACGTGGCGGCCATGGCGCTGGGCGGCGTGATGCTGGTCCTGGGCGGCATCAGTACGCTCTGGGCGGTATTTCCGGCCCTGATCCTTGGCGGCAGCTGCTGGATTGCGGCGGTGGCCTCCTACAACTCCTCCGTACAGGTACTGGTGCCGGACTGGGTCAAGGCCCGAGCACTGGCGCTCTATCAAACGGCGCTCTATGCCGGATTGACGATGGGCTCATTTCTCTGGGGCCACATGGCCGAAAGTCTGGGCACGCAGACGGCGCTTTTGATGGCCGGGGCCCTGCTCATGGTCTCGGCACTGATGTTCTGGCCCTCGCGCCTGCCGGCGCTGGACAGCGACAGCCTCATGGGCGCGCCGGAGGCCCGAATCGAGGCGCCGGATTTCGACTTTGACCCGGCCCGCGGCTCGGTGATGGTCACTATCGAGTATCGCATCGAGGCCGATCAGGTTCGCGACTTTGCCCGCGCGGTACGCCCGCTGCGTCGGCTCAGACTGCGTAACGGCGCCAAACGCTGGTCGCTGTATCGCGATATCGAAGCGCGCGATCTCTGGCAGGAGGTCTTTCTGGTCCCCAACTGGCTGCAGCACCTGCGCATGCAGGACCGCCAGACGCTGGCCGACCGAGCCATAATCGAGCGGGTGGCGGCCATGCATGTGGGCCCCGAACCACCGCGCATCCGCCACGGTGTGAGCTATCGCACGGCCCGTTACGACGGCGAGGGTGTGGCCCTCAGACCGGTACAGACCACCGCCCATGATGACCAGGCCCCCTGGGCGGAGGATCATCACGCAGCGCCTGACAGCGCGCCACCCGAGCGTTAG
- a CDS encoding GntR family transcriptional regulator — translation MNTEAPAASTAASQLYAVLKRDLIDGRFTAGQKLAITALKQYYGVGLSPLREVLNRLAAYGLLEQENQRGFRVPALKRSELDDITDLRQRLEGQALAQALQSGGDEWEAGLLAAFHRLKRADEAPEKLEHWEQMHLQFHRHLLEPCGSPWLLRFIEQLHDQFDRYRRMAPANDTVRATLNDQHAQLVDLAMTRDVSAARALLEEHIRLSFEVARGACHGR, via the coding sequence ATGAACACCGAAGCCCCTGCAGCGAGTACGGCGGCAAGCCAGTTGTACGCGGTACTGAAGCGCGACCTGATCGATGGCCGCTTCACCGCGGGACAAAAACTGGCGATCACTGCACTGAAGCAGTACTACGGCGTTGGGCTGAGTCCTCTGCGGGAAGTGCTGAATCGTCTGGCCGCCTACGGCCTTCTTGAGCAGGAAAATCAGCGCGGCTTCCGGGTACCCGCCCTCAAGCGCAGTGAACTCGACGACATCACCGATCTGCGTCAGCGGCTCGAGGGGCAGGCGCTGGCCCAGGCACTTCAGTCAGGCGGCGATGAATGGGAAGCCGGCCTGCTGGCGGCCTTTCACCGGCTCAAGCGCGCCGATGAAGCGCCGGAGAAACTGGAGCACTGGGAGCAGATGCATCTACAGTTTCACCGTCATCTTCTCGAGCCCTGTGGCTCCCCCTGGCTGCTTCGCTTTATTGAACAACTGCATGATCAGTTCGACCGCTATCGCCGCATGGCACCCGCCAACGACACGGTTCGAGCGACCCTTAACGACCAGCACGCTCAGCTGGTCGATCTGGCCATGACACGCGATGTCTCTGCAGCTCGGGCACTGCTTGAAGAACACATCCGGCTCTCCTTTGAGGTGGCCCGGGGCGCCTGTCACGGGCGTTGA